Proteins from a genomic interval of Pan paniscus chromosome Y, NHGRI_mPanPan1-v2.0_pri, whole genome shotgun sequence:
- the LOC129395745 gene encoding testis-specific basic protein Y 2: MMTLVPRARTRAGQDHYSHPCPRFSQALLTEGIMTYCLTKNLSDVNILNRLLKNGNVRNTLLQSKVGLLTYYVKLYPGEVTLLTRPSIQMRLCCITGSVSRPRSQK; the protein is encoded by the exons ATGATGACGCTTGTCCCCAGAGCCAGGACACGTGCAGGACAGGATCATTACTCTCATCCCTGCCCCAGATTTTCACAG GCGTTGCTTACAGAGGGCATCATGACATATTGCTTGACAAAGAACCTAAGTGATGTTAATATTCTGAATAGGTTGCTAAAAAATGGGAATGTGAGAAATACCTTGCTTCAGTCCAAAG TGGGCTTGCTGACATATTATGTGAAACTGTACCCGGGTGAAGTGACTCTTCTGACTAGGCCCAGCATACAAATGAGATTATGCTGTATCACTGGTTCAGTGTCGAG GCCCAGATCACAGAAGTAA